AGCCAGATTGTATATCGGTCCGATCTCAAATAATGATGATTACTACTGCAAAAGTAGCCTTTATATGTGAAAAATTGACTAATTTTGCTCAAAACTTTTATACGATGGTAAAAATAGGAAAGTATAACAGGCTTAGAATCGTTAAGAATGTCGATTTCGGAGCTTATCTTGATGGTGGGGACGGAGTGGAAATTCTGTTGCCTGCCAGATATATCGAGACACCTTTGCATAAGGATGACGAGATCGAAGTATTCATATATAGAGATAATGAAGGGAGACTTATCGCGACTACTGAGCATCCTTATGCCCAGGTGGGTGAGTTTGCTTTCCTGCGAGTCAATGACGTGAACCGTATGGGGGCGTTTCTTGACTGGGGACTTATGAAGCAATTGCTGGTCCCGTTCAGCGAACAGCGTATGAAATTGTCAAAGGGGATGGTGGTTCCGGTATATGTGTACCTTGATGATGCGTCACAGAGAATAGTGGCGTCTGCCAAGATAGAACAGTTCCTGGGCAACAAGGTGCCTAAATATTTTCTTGGAGAAAAAGTTACGGCACTCGTGTATAAACATGCTGAAATTGGCTATAAGGCAATCGTTGACAATCTGTTTCACGGAATGTTGTATGACAATGAGCTTTATGGTCAGTTGAAGGTTGGCGACACCGTGACTG
The nucleotide sequence above comes from Duncaniella freteri. Encoded proteins:
- a CDS encoding S1 RNA-binding domain-containing protein, which translates into the protein MVKIGKYNRLRIVKNVDFGAYLDGGDGVEILLPARYIETPLHKDDEIEVFIYRDNEGRLIATTEHPYAQVGEFAFLRVNDVNRMGAFLDWGLMKQLLVPFSEQRMKLSKGMVVPVYVYLDDASQRIVASAKIEQFLGNKVPKYFLGEKVTALVYKHAEIGYKAIVDNLFHGMLYDNELYGQLKVGDTVTAYVKRVREDGKIDLLLHGGKDGRIDSLVDGIREKLLQSSDKFIPVSDSSSPDVIRDMFNCSKKDFKKAIGNLYRDRIIEITPDGIKLV